DNA from Brachionichthys hirsutus isolate HB-005 unplaced genomic scaffold, CSIRO-AGI_Bhir_v1 contig_694, whole genome shotgun sequence:
CCCTGTTACCCCACTGGGACATTCCACAGTAAGCCCCTGCACAAAAGGTGTGCAGTTCATGGCCTCACTATTGTCTTGTGTGAATCTATAGACACCACACTGCTagtgaaaaagtgaaaaagcCAGAGCCACTTTTTTTACCCCCTGATGTCTACTCCCACTGCGTCAGCTTTTCTCTGGCCAAAACTCTGTAGttatttgtactgcaatacagtACTTTGATTATAAAGCACAGTAAGAAACAGCGTTTTCTGCAGCTGCACTTGCATGGATTTAAGAGTAATGTATTGTAATGTATCCATGCATCTTTAACACTGAATATGATCCTCAACTAGTTATGATAACTTCGTCAAACTAGGAGTAACATTTCTCCTCACTGTGAATATTATAACTGAAATTTAGAGGTAACTTTTGTGTGTCTTTCCCATTCAATTTGAGATATTGTCAAATTATCCTCCGAACTCCAATCTAGATTATAGAGCGCTGAAAACCCTGAAGCAAACCACTCTGCAAAGAAAGGTTTGTTCTCCACCACCAGTTGCTTTCATTCCATGTCGGAAAAAAGCAACAgttgctctctcgctctctctctctctcacacacacaccagaaagaGCGTCTTCCTTCGCTTCACACAAGCAGTACCCGTTGTGAACAGCAGATGGCGGCAGTTCTCCTCTCTGTTATGCCGCGGAGCTGACCCTGGTGCTGAAATCAGCCTTCCTCCAAACACTGTGCGCGTTACCGCTTTATCCTTTGCGATTCGAAATGCACATCTCTCAATATTTTATGAACGTTTGTCTTCAATGAAATTATCTTCATCTcgtttaattttaaattcagaaatatattttttaatattttctctgTTACGTCGAGTAGCTctccaactcccccccccccctcctcttacTTTTCAAAATCTTACAACTTATCGTTTTAGTCTAAACTGATATCAACCCTGCTGTGCGAGAGAACAGGGAGAGGAGCGCTCTGCACCCTCCTCGGCTGTCTGCGATGAAAAATGGAGCAGCGAGGAGAGCAGAGGCACAAAACTCCGGGGCGACCTCCACGCGGTCTGACGTACCCGAAGCAGCTGGTATAAATGACTTCACGGCGTCATCAAGCTCAGATGATCGCAGCACCAGTGAGCGCACCTGGCTGTCAACACACACCAgctaaatcacacacaaacacacacgcacacgcacacgctcacaaaCACGGCTGCGTCATGCGTCCTGAGAGCGGCTGCAGGAGCGCGGTAACTCCGATGGACCCCGGTAAaacgcgcagcagcagcagtctgagGGGCTGACTGCGTCCTGCTTATCTGTCCGGCGGAGTGTCCCCAACTGCTCTGGTAAAGTTGCGCTTTGAGCGTGCACGCATTATGGATTTTATAACAACAAGCAGCAACGGCAGCAGCCCGACCGGCGGTCACCCTGAAGGCGTAGGTGCCGGCTGGGACCAGGGTGAGAACGGGACGGGGTCCGGGTCTCTTCCAGATCTGGAGCTGAGTTACCAGATTGTCACCTCTTTGCTCCTGGGGGCCCTCATCCTCTGCTCCATATTTGGCAACGCGTGCGTCGTAGCCGCTATCGCCCTGGAGAGATCTCTCCAGAACGTGGCTAACTATCTGATCGGATCTCTGGCCGTGACAGATCTCATGGTGTCGGTATTGGTTCTGCCTATGGCAGCCCTCTACCAGGTTTTGAATAAGTGGACGCTGGGGCAGGAGATCTGTGATTTATTCATCTCTTTGGATGTACTATGTTGCACATCGTCCATCCTGCATCTGTGCGCAATTGCCTTGGATAGGTACTGGGCCATAACAGACCCTATTGACTATGTAAATAAACGGACACCGAGGCGAGCCGCGATCTTGATTTGCGTAACTTGGCTCATTGGTTTCTCCGTCTCTATTCCGCCTATGTTAGGCTGGAGAAGCGCAGAAGACAGAGCGAAGCCGGACGCCTGCATCATCAGCCAGGACCCGGGCTACACCATCTACTCGACATTTGGAGCTTTTTACATCCCACTTATTCTTATGTTGGTCCTGTACGGGCGGATATTCAGGGCTGCCCGGTTTCGGATTCGAAAGACTGTCAAGAAAACCGAGACGGCAAAAGTGTCAGACAAGAGTTCGACCATGTCACCGGCCGTCTTCCATAAGAAAACGAACGGAGAAGCCAAAGGCTGGAAGCGCAGCGCCGATTCAAAAACCAGCTCTCCGTGCGTAAACGGCGCGGTGAAGCACGGAGAGGAGGGCGAGTCTCTCGAGATCATCGAAGTTATCAGCAACTCAAAAACGCACCTGCCGCTGCCCAGCACGCCTCAGTCCTCGACGCACGGCTGCGACAACATCAACGACAAAAACACGTGGGCGAAGAGGAAGATCGCGCTGGCTCGGGAACGCAAAACGGTGAAAACGTTGGGGATCATCATGGgaacttttattttctgctggCTGCCGTTTTTCATCGTCGCACTGGTGCTGCCTTTCTGCGCAGACCACTGCTACATGCCCGACTGGCTCGGCGCGGTCATCAGCTGGCTGGGCTACTCCAACTCGCTCCTCAACCCCATCATTTACGCATATTTCAACAAAGACTTCCAAAGTGCTTTCAAGAAGATTTTAAGATGCAAATTTCACAGACCGTAGTCACACCGGGGGAAACGGACTTTatggaacaacaacaaagtaCATATTTATTCAGCATAGTTTGCATTCAGGGACGGAACTTTCACTCTTAATGTACAAGCTCATGTCTATTCAGTGTTGTTGCTACAGTATATATAGTCTATATGCCACGGCAGCCATCATTGTAGTGTCATGCGAGCCGTGTCCTGTGCTGATTCCACGCATTTTACCATGAGACGAGACACGCAGGGGCTCCTTCCTACTTCATGAGCTTTGTAGCACCGAAACAATAAAGGACATCAAAGTTTGTCATCAAGAAGCACGAGTCGATTCttgttcagaaaatgaaaattcatCATCAATGAATTAAGGGACGAGCCAAAAACGTGGGCCCTGTTGTGGAAAGTAATAGCTCCACTTGTCTGATCATACACCTTCATGTAACTAATAAGGACTTAATGATGTATTATGTAGACAAACAAATGGGATATTTAAATAAACCATGCTGCCCATCCATCAAACTCTTCTAATTGGAGCCTGGTATTACATCTGATGTGATATattctcacctccctccccttTTCACCTTACAGCCCCCCCATCTCATCTTTCTAATTTATGTTTGTCccctgtgtgagagagagaaaatctgAGACAACAAGCTGAGGAAGTAAGCTTCCTTTAGACACAAATTAAAAGAGAGGAtcaaatatttctttctttttatgtttgagAAGACAACTTGTCTCATTagcatcaaataaatcaatgctAAATTTACTACGTGTAACACTAAAATCATCTGGGGTAGAGAGTCAGAGAAATAGAGCACACAATAGAAACAGTCTCACTGTGCTTTATCCTTCAAACAAAtccaacacgcacacaaaataataaataaagaagcttAGACATTCAAAGAggaaaaaacatgcaaacaagtgtaatatataaaataacaaatttacTGAGATTATTAAATTATAAAGTATTAATGTGGTAATGGTTGAACATTTTCATTGTCTTCTAACAAAATGGTTAGTGGAGAAAACCGATCAGACCGGTTTGCACATTGTCAAAGAGAATCACTTTCTAGATCAAAGTCAGAGGTTAGATCGGGGCTTAATAATGAAATTCACAACCAACATTCATTTTAGTTCTAAAAGCCTTAACCCAGATTCATTAAATGTAACTGATCATGTCAGATAGGACTGATGTCAAATGTCACAGCAGATCATTAAGAATAAGAAGAAATGCTTGTGGGAGGAGGAAATCTTCAAACCCCTCCATCTTTTCATGCCAAGGGTTTCCTTTCTGCATCAGGTCACTTTCGCTCTGAATCAAAAGGTGCACTCAAAAGGCTTCAGGGAAAATTAGTCTCATACCTATAACATGTAGGTCAAATTCAGGGGTTCTCGTAAGATCAGACGAGGATGTGACGCAAACTCCCGAGCAGGGTGGAGCATGTGTTTCGGCTGTGAGTCACATTGGGTGTAAGACTATTAGAATCGTTACAATGTGGGCCTGATATATGGGATTACAAAGCAGCTGACCTCCTTTGAACTATATTTTATCAAAGGTTTTGGATTGCAGGACAATATTAATCCCACCCACTGTGggatttttaaatgttatgtaGGTGGGTGTGTGTAATGTGGTGAACATCTACTTAAACccagcgagaggagaggagaggattatATAAAATGACACTCCTAATATGGGATTGCACGGTTTATTACATGTTTTCCGCCAGCCTGTGGCCTAAACCTGTGAAAAAATGTCTAGTATTTTGCTTatacataaacaaatatatatatacatacataaaaaGTTTGAACAAATTGGAAACTCTTCAGACTTTTACTAGTATTGTAAATACAGAACTTTATTATTAGACCTATAGTAAAGACGGCATATTAAAGAACAGTCACGTGAAAATGTAGAGCTCAGGTTTCAACAGAAAAAGTTAAAAATGGGGTTAGAAGACAAATGGAGGAGGACAAACAAAGATAGGAATGACGACTAAACACTCAGCACAACAGATGCTTCTGGTCCGCCCCCTTCCACTGGAAGGTCTTTTTGATCTGtcagtgttattttttttattattattttgcaagGATGTCACAGCCCACAGCCGGAGGCTTTCCCTTTCTCCACCCGAGCCTGAGAGATAAGCAGGAGAGAAGGGTTCCTGAAAGCTCCCTCTGCCGTGGAGAAATGAGGGTTTGGAGCCTTCAGATATGGTAAATTTTTCCTGTcgactttattttgaaactcaTGTGTCATTCCTTTGTTGTTGGTtgatccaaacacacacacacacacacagctttgatggaGAGCAGGCATCATGTGTTTgaggaaaacagcaaacaaacacaaacaatcaaACGCATTAGAGACAATCGCCTTCAACTGATTTATTCACAATTCTATAATGTTTAAATGCCAGAATGTTGTTGGTACAATtctctgctgcatgtttttagtctACCTCATGCTGACTCCGCCCTGTGCCTGACTCTGGAACAGGAACTGGTCAGCATGGTTTGTGGCAGCGAATGTATGGCTTTCTTTACTTAATTACATTGGgacagtcaaaaacaaaaaaaacagaaagacagaaaaaaacaaggaaaggagagagagaacattatttttttatgcccaAATATCATGTCGGCTTCAGGCTTGCacccaaaaaaatatttcatgaacTCCCACTGAGAGAATATTCGTTTCCAAGCGAAAAGGGCCTGAGGCTTGAGAATAGGAAGCTGCTGTTCTCTGAATCCAGTCTGCTCATAGAGCAGCATGTAATGTATGTTTTTGTCCACGTTTATGTGCAAACTGTGCCTTAGTGTGGCTATATGAAGGAACACCGAGGACATCTATTCGCCTGTGTGGGATTATCAGATATCATACACAAACTGTGTGCCCAggtgtgtttggtttgtttggtgTATTTGCGTGCATGCATTAGCAGAGCAGCGGCAGCCCCGACGCCAAGGACCAGCCATCAGTCTCTGTCACAGCCTCGCTACAGCCCCATGCATCCGAAGACACGAACTCACTGACGCATCATCGTTCACAAACTAATCCTCTGAGGGAGGCCAATTTGATACGTGTGGTATTAACAGCAGCCGGGGGGCTTTATCTTATGATCCTATGACCGCGCCATTTAACATATAGTAAGAGTATATGAGCGAGTGCAGGAACAGACCACTGCGGGTAAGTCATGCATGgcatgctgatgaagatgattttGGTTAAATCTGAAGGATTCCCGTGCAGGATGTGTAATCCCTCTAAACCGTTCTGTGTCGTCTCCGAGGTCTCTTCCTGCTCGGAGAAAATCCTAGAACACCTCCGCAGGGAAGGGTTTAGGAGGCATCCAGATCAAAATCTGCTTTTCAGTATTATTGATCATACGTACTGCCCTAAATCCCAGTCCCATAGTGGGCTCTGTAGTTCTTGGATTTAGAAAAGGGATAAGGAAagatttcaaaatgtatttcatccACTTTAAGGAAGAACAAAGAGGCTTTCAGCGTCAAGTTAGCCACGAAGAACACACCTTTCCTCACAACCGGTCTTTGCACACCATCTCTCTTTTTGTGCGCCTCCCATTTCCTTCCAGTTTCACCTTCTTACTGCCGCTCACTGTCCCCCGAGCAattctcctctcccctctgtcTAGTCTCATAGACTTCCCAGTTAACATCAACAGAAAAAAGGTCAGATGAGTGCAGCCCTCCACTTGCTGTCTGGCTGGCAGAGCCCCTTGACCTTTTGGTCTTGTTCCATTTTTCTGAGCAGCCGAGCCTGCCAGGTGACCTCTCGTCTTGAATGTTGAGAGACCCTTTAGACTCTGTTGAGGGAGCTGGAGATTGAGATAGAAGGGAAGGAGTGAGATGTCATGAAAAGAGGCACGGCTGTTTGGCAGAAGATAGTCTACGTTATTGGAATGAATTTGGTCATTTtaacaccttttttttaactttacataaaatacttttatgaTGCACTCcaataatattttataatttgAAGTGAACACAATAttgttaggttaggttaggttaggtatgtatttatttcaggcaatgacaaaagcacacaaaacaaaacaacccgtgccacatcgcacgagccacatttaaacaataagtaataagccaattcagcctgaaagggagtgggaagaagaaaacttgtACTTGTCTGTGGTTACCTTTTAATTTTCTTTGTTAAGCCTCACCTCTCCTTCGCTAGCTGCTGCTACCTCAGAGCTAGCACGGTCACTCACTGCACTGACTTTATGATTTAAAAATTGGTAAAGAAATAAGTACaattgaaaaaacaaacattttcatcttTGCCTGACGGTACGCCTTTCCTGCTGTGTGCCACTTGCCATGTTTGTCACTGGCTACTTCTATTAGTGTTAAAATGcttaaacagtgtgtgtgtgtgtgtgtgtgtgtgtgcgtgcgtgtgtttgttaccctcgccgaagaggaggcgagggtattgcaattgggtgcgtttgtttgtctgtctgtttgtttgtttgtttgtctgtccgagcgcataagtcaaaaactagtaacccaatcgacttgaaaattttacacaagcaaggttctctccgtggctcggtcctccccgagaatggcgttgatccggatctggatccagattctagaattatttttatatctggaattgtgcctgtgctgtaaactgccactttaagagggagggacacgaatggcatgatgggaaaaagagtccagaagatggcttgtagtacattccggagcagcaagctagagcaggtttggcccctctgatccggaagccccgtttactgtctcacaagatcgaatagtctattggaggcgagggtctgcaatctctgattgacgttttctagtttgttttgtgtgagtgtTCGATCCCGGACGTTTTGTCCCTTGGCTTGTGAATGTGACTAGTTGTGCTGtctgactttgtgtgtctgtttatcacCCAGTGTCGGCGAGGAAGGTCTCTGGAGCCACAGCAACCCTGCAAAGGAAAGGCAGTCATGAAAAATGAgtggaatgaatggatgatgaTTGGGACTGTATTTCCCAGCAACACTTACATAGTCTATTCATtctatttgtcattttatgtttttaaggAATATATGAACCATTAAAGAACACGGAGCAGCGCAGGAGCAATAAAGAGATAAGCATTTATGAAACTATTCCTTTGTGTGCTTAGGTCAAAGTTTATTTCTCACATCATTTACACCTCCCACGCATGCTCAGTCTTAATTTCCTGTTGTCATTGTCTGGGGCTGTCAGCTAAGATATCAGCTGTTCTGATCACCGTCTATCATCTAACCAATAGCTCAGTGACACACCTTCATTATCTATCATCTTGTTgctatcttaaaaaaaaagattgcctCTGTGCCTCTAGTTTATTTGTGTCTTTGCAGACTCACCAGCTTCATCATATCATCAGCTTCTTCAGCCTTCTTTGTGTCAGCAGTTtaatcagccaccaccaccaccaccaccagtgtatAAACACCAATGGAAGGCAGACACTGGCGGACAAATTAGTATATATTATATGGCAATATATAAAAtactaatatataatataatataaatatatttgctACAAATGAACTGTAGTCCTGTTCACCTCAATAAGGCTCTtcttaaaagcatttaaaactaaaaagatgtttgttttttggaggATTTAGGATGTAGTCTTTGCTTATAGAGCTGTGAAAGTTGAGCCATAATTGAATCATAAAATGCTAGAGTAAGAAAATACAGATaagaagcaaagaaaaatatcaCATAGGAAATGGTACGGTCTTCAACATATACcttttttcagtataaa
Protein-coding regions in this window:
- the LOC137914468 gene encoding 5-hydroxytryptamine receptor 1A-alpha-like, which produces MDFITTSSNGSSPTGGHPEGVGAGWDQGENGTGSGSLPDLELSYQIVTSLLLGALILCSIFGNACVVAAIALERSLQNVANYLIGSLAVTDLMVSVLVLPMAALYQVLNKWTLGQEICDLFISLDVLCCTSSILHLCAIALDRYWAITDPIDYVNKRTPRRAAILICVTWLIGFSVSIPPMLGWRSAEDRAKPDACIISQDPGYTIYSTFGAFYIPLILMLVLYGRIFRAARFRIRKTVKKTETAKVSDKSSTMSPAVFHKKTNGEAKGWKRSADSKTSSPCVNGAVKHGEEGESLEIIEVISNSKTHLPLPSTPQSSTHGCDNINDKNTWAKRKIALARERKTVKTLGIIMGTFIFCWLPFFIVALVLPFCADHCYMPDWLGAVISWLGYSNSLLNPIIYAYFNKDFQSAFKKILRCKFHRP